GAAATTTAGCACATAGTTTTGGAATGTCGGGTGTTGAAAGAAAACTGAAAAAGTTTCAGACTGCTATAGTTTCATCCAGACAAAATGAAGATAATATTTTGTTTTTTGAAAAGAATACCAATACAAAAGTGACTTTAATCGTGGTTGGGACTCAAAATGCTGATGCTGCTGAAAATAATTTTTTGAATCGTAAAGTAAAAGAAACTTTTTTCGAAAAGAACCCTTCAGGTAATTTTTTCTATGTAGGTTCTTATAATTTAAAAATAGCCGAAAAAATTGAGGAATTAAATGCCGTTACCGAAACCGGAATTGTTCGTAATCTATTAAAAGAAGGCATTCTGAAAATTATTCTGGCAATGGAAATCCAGCAGCATTCGGATGATATGAATAACTGCTTAAAAGAATCTGGCTGCCTTACATTAAAAGAGATGGAAGAAATAAAAAAGCTTTCAGATCTTATAAAAGAAAGTCCGGAAGAACCATTTACTATAAAATCTCTTAGCAAACTTTCTGGCTTGTCACCTAATAAGTTACAGGAAGGTTTTAAGATGATTCATGACAGAACGGTAAATGATTTTATCACGCATATGCGAATCTTAAAAGCCGAATTTTTAATTAAAAACTCTGATCTGAATATTTCTGAAATAGTGTATTGTATCGGTTTTACCAGCAGAAGTTATTTCTCTAAAATCTTCAAACAAAAATTTAATTGTAGTCCAAAGGAATATAAATTCAGTCAAAATCAGCTGGCTATAACGGCTTAATATCTTTTTGAATATTGATCCTTCTGCAAGGACAAGTTTTTGAAGGAAATAAAAATACGGAACATAAGATTCTCTTTGAAAAAGTCAATTATAAATAAATGCTCTGGATTTTAGCTTAATAAGAGCTAAAATCCAGAGCATTTTACAATTAATCAAATTTTATATTCTACTTTATAAAACTTTGTTCCAAAATAAATAGTTAAATTATTAGCCAATAGCATCAACCACAACTTCTTCATTAGTAACATCAGAAAGGTTTATGACGGTTTCTATAAGGGGAAATGTGAATAAGCCTGGAGGAAATTCCCTAACTTTTTAGTTTAAAATAGATATCTTCACAAATAATCCTAAATGATTGCTATAGGAAAGCAGTTTTTTAAACAGTTTCTCCACTTTTTTTGTTTTACCAATTTTATATAGGATGTTTATAAACTAAAAAGTACAAATTGTAAACGAAGAAGAGGGAAGACCAAAATCATCTTTGTTTTTATAACGGTATAAAAGTCCATCATTACTTAAATCACTTTCAATAGATTTTACAGTAGTAATTTATTTCGGATACATGTCGTCAATAAAACCATAGTTTTCCATTAAAAGTATAGAAGTATCAAGCTCATCTGAACCATATGACTATGTAAAAGCCTGAACTTGCTCTCTCCAGGCATTTTTCATAATATCTTCTTTTATTGCAGCAGCTAAAGGTTCCCATTTCTCGGTCTCCTTTGTCTAAGCTGGTTGATTTGTATTAGTTACTTCTGTACCGAATACTTATATATAAAAGTGCAATTTTATATAATTCAGATATTTAGTCAATGTTAAATATAAATGTGTTCAAATAATGCCTTTAATTAATTGTTTTTTTTTTAAAACTAAAATAGTAGTTAACGCCAAATCCAATGACATATTGTGTACTTATAGTTGCATCTTTGTCGAGTTTGTTTAATGCTTTACCTAAATCGACGTTATTGAGATATAAATTTATAGCTAACGACTGGGAGTTGTCATCTGAAATATCTACGACATAACCAACACCAATTCCTAACGAATGTTCATTAGCAGAGGCTTTACTTTTTTTCTCAATAGGGGAAGACAAATTATTAGGGTTTCTTATAGCAGAATTCTCTGTGGCCTCAATAGTAGCAAAAGTGTATTTTGGAAGAATCTGAATATACCCATCACCACTATCTTTATTGCCAAGAATAAATTTAGGGCAAAAACTATAATTTACGGAAGATATTTTTGTAGAATATACTGAGGTAATTATTCCAGATTCATCTCTGTTGGTAACATCTTCAAGGGCTCCTAACATAAAACTGATTTCTATTTCCGGCTTAAAGTAATAGAAAATTTTATATTCTGCTCCAAGCTTAAGGTCACCAAAACCGCCATTATCAAAAGAAGTATCAATATAACCTGAAACTCCAACCAAAGGTCTAATTTTTTGAGCCAATAAGCTGCTAGAGGATACTAATAAAAAAAGGGCTAAAATATTCTTCATTGTTGCTATTTACCAATTACCCAACCTAATGTGAAATTTATCACAGGAACAAAATTGGCTGTTCGATCATTTGTTCCAAAGTTATAACCTGCACCTCCTATTATATTTATATTAAAACCACTACCATAGGTTCGCTGTAATCCCCAAATTGGTGCAATTGTTAATCCATCATAAATGCTCACATACTCTGAGTTACCAATAGGCTTAAAATAATAACTTCCACTTAGTGCAACGAAGTTTGCGGAATTATTTTGTGTGTTTTTACCTTTTGAATTTCTTTTTTCAAGGTTATAATAGTATCTAAATTCTTCTCGTATGTAAGGAGAAAGCAACAGTTTAGTTCTAGAGTCATTATTATGAGCAAAACCAGCGCTAAGGTTTAAGTCAGTTGATAATGATGTATTTCTACTTATTTTTTTTTCATATGTTATGCCTGGAGTAAGAATATTGATTTTAAACTGATTATTTTCTAAATTATTATCCTGAGCATTCAAATTCACAAAAAATAGCAATAATGCTGAAATTGGGATATATCTTTTCATTTTTTTTAATTTAAGAACCAAGTCAATTATATCGACTTGGTTCTTTTATTTATAAATTTGTTTATTACTTACCTAAAACTAATCTTCTGCCTTTCCATACATTGTTATGAAGAGCGGCTCCATAAATATCTGCTCTAACATTTGTATATTTTGTAGATCCTTGTAATCCATTTAAATAATCTTCAGTACCATCATAACTTGATTTGTAAGTCAGAAGAAAATTGAAATCAAAATAATGAGTAATGGCATTTTCATTATTGCTTGTCCATTTCAATCCTTGTGTTGATATTATAGCTTTATTTGAAAGTGGATTTACGGCAATTACTTTATATAATTGGTCACCCTTCTCAACTTTATCAGCAACATCTTTTAAAGCAGGATTATAGGATTTAATTTTACTAAAAGCTTCTTTTACTGCCAAGTCTACAATTTGATTATAAACTTTATTCGCATCATATTTCACAGTGAATAAATCTTGTCTAAGTATATGAACGGTTATTTCTTGAGGAGAAGTTCCAACATAAGGAAAATTTGCTGCCCCACTTGGAAATTCTATCATTTGTTTACCTGAACCAGCATATTTCACACCGTTTATTTCTATAAAAAAGTTTTCATAATTATATTTTGCTGCATTATAAACAGGAACATTAAAATTATACTCATAAGAAATATCATTAACCCCTAATTCGATTTGAGTTGCATAAGATTTTTGCCAACCTGAAACGCCTAAAATCTTAACTCTTTTTTGGAATCTTGCACTACAACCCAATGATGAAAAGATAAAATAATCTTGGTTCCAAAACTTAATTTTGATTCGACGACCATCACCATAATCTTCAGTGTCGACTTCAGTTTCTCCAAATATTTTTTCAAAAAAGCCATCTTTATCCACTCTGGAAATAGGTAAATTTGATTTGACTAACTTAGGAGTAGGAAATGGATTTGTGCTAGGTGGTATATTTGGAGTAGGTACTACTAAAAAGGGTCTGTCTCCAGGAAGGTAAAATGAAATACCTTCATCAACCTGGCTTAATTCAGCTATCCTTTTAGTTAGGTTATTTCTTTTTGAAGTAGAACTCAAACGGTTTAAATAGTTATACAATTTTTGCTTATCTTTTTCTAAACAGAAATATAATCCATGCTCAGTATATTTATATAAACTATCTCCAACTATCAATTCTCTATCCTCGTTTAATATTGCCGCGAAGCTAGGATCTTGTATTAAATCATCTTCAATGTCAAACTCTTCATCTTCAGAGATATCAGTAGTAAGTCCATACTCTGAATTTATTTTTTGTTTTTTTGTTTTCTTTGCTTTTACAAATTCCTCTATAGATTTAGTGTCATTTTCATCAAAGATAGGAGTTAATGATTTAAAGCCCCTCTCTTGAATTGTTCTGATTTCATTATTAAAATTATTTTGAACTTCTACATCATTTTGATATGAAGTTAGAATGTTTTTTAATTTATTTATATTTTCAATTTTAATAGTTCCATCTACAATTTCATAATTATCATGAAGACTTAAAATTTCTTCTTTTTTATCATTTTCAAAATCATTTTGACAGCTAGTCATTAAAATTAAAATAGTAAATGGAATAATTTTTAAAAATTGCATTTTTTTTAATTTATTTTCCAGAAGTATATTTTTATACATAAGATTTATAAGTTTTTATTAGTTTAAATTATTTGAGGATTCTGGGACTATATTAATCTTAATATAATCCCAGAATCCTCAAATAACAACAGAAGTTTTTTCATAATTATTAATGTAGTAAATTTCTATATTTAGTTAACGCAAATATATACTTTATCTTTCAATAATAACTGGTTATATGAATTATCTGATATATTTATTTAGCAGATTTTAAACACACAGGATACTTACCCAATAGCGAAGAATTACATTCTAAAGGATAACTATGTTTTGATTTTGTGGAGTGTATTTGGTTTTGCATTAATACTAACTTAATTTATATATGAATAAAATTGCTCCAGCATAACCTAATTCAGATATATTGGAGCAATTCTTTATTACAATATCTTTTCAAAGATATTTATTTTTTGTTATGAATAATCAAACTCTTTTTTTTATTTTTTTAAATTTAATAATTCTACACCAACAGACAAATCATCTTCCAAATCGGTAATATTCTAAATCCGGATGTGTTTTGTTTTTTATAGAATGCAAAACAGAATTCATGGCCATAACGCTAAAAGTGATTCCATTACCGCCAAATCCTAAAATGTAGTGTTCGTTTACATCAGGATCTGGTTTTCCAAAGTAGGGCAGGCCGTCTTTGGTTTCGCCAAAAGTACCAGCCCATGAATAATCTATTTTAAAATTAATTTTCGGGAATTTTTTTTGAAATTTATGTAAAAGAAACTGTTCTTTTCTGGGCAGAAACTTGTCACGTTTTACAGCATCCTTAAAATCTTCATCTCCACCGCCCATAATGATTCGATT
The Flavobacterium flavigenum genome window above contains:
- a CDS encoding helix-turn-helix domain-containing protein, which produces MKIVTIHNDKIENIFEELTESLGGKIIFDSDEYGLEVSNNFAKGTIVGSSFGDAVSCLQFDMVFSEDVRICIGNPDISPVYFAYCSKGNLAHSFGMSGVERKLKKFQTAIVSSRQNEDNILFFEKNTNTKVTLIVVGTQNADAAENNFLNRKVKETFFEKNPSGNFFYVGSYNLKIAEKIEELNAVTETGIVRNLLKEGILKIILAMEIQQHSDDMNNCLKESGCLTLKEMEEIKKLSDLIKESPEEPFTIKSLSKLSGLSPNKLQEGFKMIHDRTVNDFITHMRILKAEFLIKNSDLNISEIVYCIGFTSRSYFSKIFKQKFNCSPKEYKFSQNQLAITA